A region from the Hypericibacter adhaerens genome encodes:
- a CDS encoding FAD-binding protein, whose product MIETIRPLNIEELRAAVAGAAERALPLEILGRGSKRDLGRPVEAQAVIDLSRLAGIRLYEPEELVLKAGAGTSMAEIEAVIAQRGQVLAFEPPDLAPLYGGAAGSGSIGGTIACNLAGPRRLKAGAARDHFLGFAAVSGRGEIFKAGGRVVKNVTGYDLPKLLAGSHGTLAVMTEVTLRVHPAPETVRTLILVGLDDARAVEAMAVALGSPHEISGAAHLPPGEAGSSAVDRIAETGTGVTALRVEGPPASVSYRVGALEAWLRRFGVPSLTLDPAESAILWREIRDVRSFAAARLDPRMPLWRLSVPPSEGPRIVAAIQAARPGARHLYDWGGGLVWLALPHAPDAHAGLVRGALQTQAGSQAGHATLIRAEASVRRAVPVFEPEAPALAALSRRVKAAFDPLSILNRGRMG is encoded by the coding sequence ATGATCGAGACCATCCGGCCCCTGAATATCGAGGAGCTGCGCGCCGCTGTGGCGGGTGCGGCGGAGCGCGCCCTGCCGCTCGAGATCCTGGGACGCGGCAGCAAGCGCGATCTGGGCCGCCCCGTGGAGGCCCAGGCCGTGATCGACCTGTCGCGCTTGGCCGGCATCCGGCTCTATGAGCCGGAGGAACTGGTGCTGAAGGCCGGTGCCGGCACCAGCATGGCCGAGATCGAGGCGGTGATCGCGCAGCGCGGCCAGGTGCTCGCCTTCGAGCCGCCCGACCTGGCGCCGCTCTATGGCGGGGCCGCCGGCAGCGGCAGCATCGGCGGCACCATCGCCTGCAATCTCGCGGGGCCCCGCCGCCTCAAGGCGGGCGCCGCGCGCGATCATTTCCTGGGCTTCGCCGCCGTGTCGGGTCGCGGCGAGATCTTCAAGGCCGGCGGGCGCGTGGTGAAGAACGTCACCGGCTACGATCTGCCGAAGCTGCTCGCGGGCTCGCATGGCACGCTCGCGGTGATGACCGAGGTCACGCTGCGCGTGCATCCCGCACCCGAAACGGTGCGTACCCTGATCCTGGTGGGGCTCGACGATGCGCGCGCGGTCGAGGCCATGGCCGTGGCGCTCGGCAGCCCGCACGAGATCTCGGGCGCTGCGCATCTGCCGCCGGGCGAGGCGGGCTCGAGCGCGGTCGATCGCATCGCCGAGACCGGCACGGGCGTCACGGCGCTGCGCGTCGAAGGGCCTCCGGCCTCGGTGAGCTATCGCGTCGGTGCGCTCGAGGCCTGGCTGCGGCGCTTCGGGGTGCCGAGCCTCACCCTCGATCCCGCCGAATCCGCGATCCTGTGGCGCGAGATCCGCGACGTGCGCAGCTTCGCCGCAGCGCGGCTCGATCCGCGCATGCCGCTCTGGCGGCTCTCGGTCCCGCCCAGCGAGGGGCCTCGCATCGTGGCCGCGATCCAGGCGGCAAGGCCCGGCGCGCGCCATCTCTATGACTGGGGCGGCGGGCTCGTCTGGCTGGCGCTGCCGCACGCGCCCGATGCCCACGCGGGCCTGGTGCGCGGCGCGCTCCAGACGCAGGCGGGTTCCCAGGCTGGCCATGCGACCCTGATCCGCGCCGAGGCATCGGTGCGCCGCGCGGTGCCCGTGTTCGAGCCGGAAGCGCCGGCGCTCGCGGCCTTGAGCCGGCGCGTGAAAGCCGCCTTCGATCCGCTCTCGATCCTCAATCGCGGGCGGATGGGCTAG
- the ykgO gene encoding type B 50S ribosomal protein L36: MKVVNSLKSAKKRHKDCRIVRRKGRVYVINKTNPRFKARQG; the protein is encoded by the coding sequence ATGAAGGTCGTCAATTCGCTGAAGTCGGCCAAGAAGCGCCACAAGGACTGCCGCATCGTCCGGCGCAAGGGGCGCGTCTACGTCATCAATAAGACGAACCCGCGCTTCAAGGCGCGCCAGGGCTGA
- a CDS encoding aminotransferase class IV → MAQLANERVAYFNGRIVPESDVLIPFRDRGFIAGDAAFDTARSFGHKIFRLKEHIDRLYRSLRYLRIDPGLSPKEMTAITEDVFARNRHLLDRDDDYWVSQRISRGVPADDLTVKSDATPTVIVECKPLPLKQRAKLFRDGIEVVVPSVRRAAPDMLSPRAKTHNYLNLTMGDIEARERNPNGWAILLDESGNIAEGTGSNFFMVRDGVVMTPQSRYVLPGVSRAVTIELAAKLGIACEERDIDLYDAYTADEAFLTSTSLCICPVRSINGRAVAEAAIPGPVTQKLIDAYAELVGMDFVGQYLRRIEG, encoded by the coding sequence ATGGCGCAGCTGGCCAATGAACGGGTCGCTTATTTCAACGGCCGGATCGTCCCCGAAAGCGACGTGCTGATCCCGTTCCGCGATCGCGGCTTCATCGCCGGCGACGCCGCCTTCGACACGGCGCGCTCCTTCGGCCACAAGATCTTCCGCCTCAAGGAGCATATCGACCGTCTCTACCGCTCGCTGCGCTATCTGCGGATCGATCCGGGCCTCTCGCCGAAGGAGATGACGGCGATCACCGAGGATGTGTTCGCGCGCAACCGCCATCTGCTCGACCGGGACGACGATTACTGGGTAAGCCAGCGCATCTCGCGCGGCGTGCCGGCCGACGATCTCACGGTGAAAAGCGACGCCACGCCCACCGTGATCGTCGAATGCAAGCCCCTGCCGCTGAAGCAGCGCGCCAAGCTCTTCCGCGACGGAATCGAGGTGGTGGTGCCCTCGGTGCGCCGCGCGGCCCCCGACATGCTGAGCCCGCGCGCCAAGACCCACAACTATCTCAACCTCACCATGGGCGATATCGAGGCCCGCGAGCGCAACCCGAACGGCTGGGCGATCCTGCTCGACGAATCCGGCAACATCGCCGAGGGCACCGGCAGCAACTTCTTCATGGTGCGCGACGGCGTGGTGATGACGCCGCAATCGCGCTATGTGCTGCCCGGCGTGTCGCGCGCCGTGACGATCGAGCTCGCGGCCAAGCTCGGGATCGCTTGCGAGGAGCGCGACATCGATCTTTACGACGCCTACACGGCCGACGAGGCCTTCCTCACCTCGACCAGCCTCTGCATCTGCCCCGTGCGCAGCATCAACGGCCGCGCGGTCGCCGAGGCCGCCATCCCGGGCCCCGTCACCCAGAAGCTCATCGACGCCTACGCCGAATTGGTTGGCATGGATTTCGTCGGCCAATATCTGCGTCGCATCGAGGGCTGA
- a CDS encoding tetratricopeptide repeat protein: MPSIEQGLALHRAGRLDDAAALYARRLAQRPDDAESLHLLGLIRQQQGSPQAAVPLIERACALEPRVPLFRANLAIVLSAAGRSAEAIAAASEAVALQPGNADLLFTLATMLEQGGRLAEAEASYRAALERRPDHADAAYNLARLLHKREALADSVPFYRRALASRPGFVSALMNLGSALGRLGEIEEATSLLARARQLEPQNPHPVAAQGLLAADRGDLAEATAILARLAHAPMDPVLLHQLGTLARQTGRFEEAIGYFEKVLARAPDSTDARLSISLMRLTLGRFADGWRDYRSRWYLAPHTNLARRYPGPAWAGEPFPDRTVLVYPEQGMGDVIQFARYLPLAAARGGRVIFECPAALRRLFQPFHENVTVVPQGSPLPAADLSVPLLDLPILFDTRLETVPPLLPNLAPDPGLVASWAAKLEPGRQRGLRIGLVWRGNPGFANDRNRSLDLAHLRPLIEGSRAQFISLQKGPAAAEIAANGWQDRILDLGPELGDFADTAAVIAGLDLVLSVDTAVAHLAGSLGRPVWILIPFIPDWRWLFARADSPWYPSARLFRQKSPGDWAPPVAEIGAALQRVSPPVDGPGAAPR, encoded by the coding sequence TTGCCGTCGATCGAGCAGGGCCTGGCGCTGCATCGCGCGGGCCGGCTCGACGATGCGGCGGCGCTCTATGCGCGCCGGCTGGCGCAGCGGCCGGACGACGCGGAGAGCCTCCATCTCCTGGGACTGATCCGCCAGCAGCAGGGATCGCCGCAGGCGGCGGTGCCGCTGATCGAGCGCGCCTGTGCGCTCGAACCCAGGGTCCCGCTCTTTCGCGCCAACCTCGCCATCGTGCTCAGCGCCGCCGGCCGATCCGCCGAAGCGATCGCGGCCGCTTCCGAAGCGGTGGCGCTGCAGCCCGGCAATGCCGATCTTCTCTTCACCCTTGCCACCATGCTGGAGCAGGGCGGCCGGCTCGCGGAGGCCGAGGCCAGCTATCGCGCCGCCTTGGAACGCCGGCCCGACCATGCCGACGCCGCCTACAATCTCGCGCGCCTGCTGCATAAGCGCGAGGCGCTTGCCGACTCCGTGCCCTTCTATCGCCGGGCGCTGGCGAGCCGGCCCGGTTTCGTCAGCGCGCTGATGAATCTGGGCTCGGCCCTCGGGCGGCTCGGCGAGATCGAGGAAGCCACCTCGCTGCTGGCGCGCGCCCGACAGCTCGAGCCGCAGAACCCGCATCCGGTCGCGGCGCAGGGACTGCTCGCGGCCGATCGCGGCGACCTCGCGGAAGCGACGGCGATCCTGGCGCGGCTCGCCCATGCGCCCATGGATCCGGTCCTGCTTCACCAGCTGGGCACGCTCGCCCGGCAGACCGGCCGCTTCGAGGAGGCCATCGGCTATTTCGAGAAGGTCCTCGCCCGGGCGCCGGACAGCACGGACGCCCGGCTGTCGATCTCGCTGATGCGGCTCACGCTCGGCCGGTTCGCCGACGGATGGCGCGACTACCGCTCGCGCTGGTATCTCGCGCCTCACACCAATCTCGCCAGGCGCTATCCGGGTCCCGCCTGGGCCGGCGAGCCGTTTCCGGACCGAACCGTGCTGGTCTATCCCGAGCAGGGCATGGGCGACGTCATCCAGTTCGCGCGCTATTTGCCGCTGGCCGCCGCGCGCGGCGGGCGCGTGATCTTCGAATGCCCGGCCGCCCTGCGACGGCTGTTCCAGCCCTTTCACGAGAACGTCACGGTCGTCCCGCAAGGATCGCCGCTGCCGGCCGCCGATCTCTCGGTGCCGCTGCTGGACCTGCCGATCCTGTTCGACACGAGGCTCGAGACCGTGCCGCCCCTGCTCCCGAACCTCGCGCCCGATCCCGGACTGGTCGCAAGCTGGGCCGCGAAGCTGGAGCCGGGCCGGCAGCGGGGCTTGCGCATCGGCCTCGTCTGGCGCGGCAATCCCGGCTTCGCCAACGATCGCAACCGTTCCCTCGATCTGGCGCACCTGCGCCCCTTGATCGAGGGTTCGAGGGCGCAATTCATCTCGCTGCAGAAGGGCCCGGCCGCGGCCGAGATCGCCGCCAACGGCTGGCAAGACCGCATCCTCGATCTGGGTCCTGAGCTCGGCGACTTCGCCGACACGGCGGCCGTGATCGCGGGGCTCGATCTGGTCCTCAGCGTCGACACCGCGGTCGCCCATCTCGCCGGCAGCCTCGGCCGGCCCGTCTGGATCCTGATTCCGTTCATTCCCGACTGGCGCTGGCTCTTCGCCCGCGCCGACAGCCCCTGGTATCCGAGCGCGCGCCTGTTCCGGCAGAAGAGCCCGGGAGATTGGGCGCCGCCCGTCGCCGAGATCGGCGCGGCGCTGCAGCGCGTCTCGCCGCCGGTCGACGGGCCGGGAGCGGCACCGCGATGA
- a CDS encoding NAD(P)/FAD-dependent oxidoreductase, with amino-acid sequence MPRSFDAIVIGAGISGAAAAYELAEGRRVLMLEAESRPGYHSTGRSAALYTPNYGNAVVRALILAGRPFLDRPPAGFTDQPMTKPRGAITIAGPADDAIFEERLALSGPGHEIHEISPDEAVRRVPILRREVVARALYETDIEDMDVARIHQGFLTGFRHRGGELVCDARADRIERRPDGWEIRAGDVVATAPVLVNAAGAWADEVATLAGLPPVGLVPKRRTAILVDLPPGADPASWPALDDCSNEHYFRPDSGTRLMVSPADETPSPPCDAQPDEMDVAYLVDWLERTTTLQVRRLPHQWAGLRSFVADHSPVVGPDPLAPGFYWLAGQGGYGIMLASPLARGLKGLIDADALPADLIEQGATAAALAPRRPGLASAS; translated from the coding sequence ATGCCCCGTTCTTTCGACGCCATCGTGATCGGCGCCGGCATTTCCGGCGCGGCCGCCGCTTACGAGCTGGCCGAGGGACGGCGGGTGCTGATGCTCGAGGCGGAATCGCGGCCGGGCTACCATTCGACCGGCCGCTCGGCCGCCCTCTACACGCCCAATTACGGCAACGCGGTCGTGCGGGCCCTGATCCTGGCGGGCCGCCCGTTCCTGGATCGCCCGCCCGCGGGCTTCACCGACCAGCCTATGACGAAGCCGCGCGGCGCGATCACCATCGCCGGGCCCGCCGACGATGCCATCTTCGAGGAGCGTCTGGCCCTCTCGGGACCGGGTCATGAGATCCATGAGATTTCGCCCGACGAAGCGGTGCGCCGCGTGCCGATCCTCCGGCGCGAGGTCGTCGCCCGCGCGCTTTACGAGACCGACATCGAGGATATGGATGTCGCGCGCATCCATCAGGGCTTTCTCACCGGTTTCCGCCATCGTGGCGGCGAGCTCGTCTGCGACGCGCGGGCCGATCGGATCGAGCGCCGGCCGGACGGATGGGAGATCCGCGCCGGCGATGTCGTGGCGACGGCACCCGTCCTCGTCAATGCGGCCGGCGCCTGGGCCGACGAGGTCGCGACGCTCGCCGGCCTGCCGCCGGTCGGGCTCGTTCCCAAGCGGCGCACCGCCATCCTCGTCGATCTCCCGCCGGGTGCCGATCCCGCGTCATGGCCGGCGCTCGACGATTGCAGCAACGAGCATTATTTCCGGCCGGACAGCGGCACCCGGCTGATGGTCTCGCCGGCCGACGAGACACCCTCGCCGCCTTGCGATGCGCAGCCGGACGAGATGGACGTGGCCTATCTGGTCGACTGGCTCGAGCGCACCACCACGCTCCAGGTCCGGCGCCTGCCGCATCAATGGGCCGGCTTGCGCAGCTTCGTGGCGGACCACAGCCCCGTGGTCGGCCCCGACCCGCTGGCCCCGGGCTTCTATTGGCTCGCCGGGCAGGGCGGCTACGGCATCATGCTGGCGTCGCCCCTGGCGCGCGGCCTCAAGGGCCTGATCGATGCCGATGCGCTGCCGGCCGACCTGATCGAGCAGGGCGCCACGGCCGCGGCCCTGGCGCCGCGCCGGCCGGGGCTCGCATCGGCAAGCTGA
- a CDS encoding FAD-linked oxidase C-terminal domain-containing protein codes for MKMPEPDAAIIQRRREIAAALGRFLPPDAIVVEESMRRAYESDGLSAYRQLPLLVTLPRTTAEVAAILSFCQREGIKVVPRGAGTSLSGGALPLADGILLGMARFNRVLDIDPVNRCAVVQPGVTNLAISEAVRPLGFYYAPDPSSQIACTIGGNVAENSGGVHCLKYGLTTNNVLGVEMVLIDGTVIRLGGKHLDAAGYDLLGVVIGSEGLLGVVTEVTVRLLPRPETARALLVSFPTNEQAGDCVSAVIAAGIVPAGMEMMDRPAIHAAEAFCQAGYPLECEALLIIELDGPKAEVDELLERVEALARARGATSIAISRTEEERLRFWAGRKAAFPAVGRISPDYYCMDGTIPRRELSRVLTEMRRLSEHYGLRCANVFHAGDGNLHPLILYDANKPGELERAEAFGADILKLCVEVGGVLTGEHGVGVEKRDLMGVMFDEADLAQQQRLKCAFDEGGLLNPGKVFPELHRCAELGKMHIHGGRLPHPDLPRF; via the coding sequence TTGAAGATGCCGGAGCCCGATGCGGCCATCATCCAGCGGCGGCGCGAGATCGCCGCGGCGCTGGGCCGCTTCCTGCCGCCGGACGCCATCGTGGTCGAAGAATCGATGCGCCGCGCCTATGAGAGCGACGGGCTCAGCGCCTACCGGCAATTGCCGCTGCTCGTGACCCTGCCCCGCACCACGGCCGAGGTCGCGGCGATCCTCTCCTTCTGCCAGCGCGAAGGCATCAAGGTGGTGCCGCGCGGGGCGGGCACCAGCCTCAGCGGCGGCGCCCTGCCGCTCGCCGACGGCATCCTGCTCGGCATGGCGCGCTTCAACCGCGTGCTCGACATCGATCCGGTCAATCGCTGCGCCGTGGTGCAGCCCGGCGTCACCAACCTCGCCATCAGCGAGGCGGTCAGGCCGCTGGGCTTCTATTACGCGCCCGATCCCTCGAGCCAGATCGCCTGCACCATCGGCGGCAATGTGGCCGAGAATTCGGGCGGCGTGCATTGCCTCAAATACGGCCTCACCACCAACAATGTGCTGGGTGTCGAGATGGTGCTGATCGACGGCACCGTGATCCGGCTGGGCGGCAAGCATCTGGATGCCGCGGGCTACGATCTCCTCGGCGTCGTGATCGGATCGGAGGGGCTCCTGGGCGTCGTGACCGAGGTCACGGTGCGCCTCCTGCCGCGGCCCGAGACGGCCCGCGCCCTCCTGGTCTCCTTCCCCACCAACGAGCAGGCCGGCGACTGCGTCTCGGCCGTGATCGCCGCCGGCATCGTGCCGGCCGGCATGGAGATGATGGACCGCCCCGCGATCCATGCCGCCGAGGCCTTCTGCCAGGCCGGCTATCCGCTCGAATGCGAGGCGCTGCTGATCATCGAGCTGGACGGGCCCAAGGCCGAGGTCGACGAGCTGCTGGAGCGGGTCGAGGCGCTGGCGCGCGCGCGCGGCGCCACCTCGATCGCCATCAGCCGGACCGAGGAGGAACGTCTGCGCTTCTGGGCCGGCCGCAAGGCGGCCTTCCCCGCCGTGGGGCGCATCTCGCCCGATTATTACTGCATGGACGGCACCATCCCGCGCCGCGAGCTGTCGCGCGTGCTGACCGAGATGCGCCGCCTGTCGGAGCATTACGGCCTGCGCTGCGCCAACGTGTTCCATGCGGGCGACGGCAACCTCCATCCGCTGATCCTCTACGACGCCAACAAGCCCGGCGAGCTGGAGCGGGCCGAGGCCTTCGGCGCCGACATCCTCAAGCTCTGCGTCGAGGTCGGCGGCGTGCTCACGGGCGAGCATGGCGTGGGCGTCGAGAAGCGCGACCTGATGGGCGTCATGTTCGACGAGGCGGATCTCGCCCAGCAGCAGCGTCTCAAATGCGCCTTCGACGAGGGCGGGCTGCTCAATCCCGGCAAGGTCTTTCCCGAGCTCCATCGCTGCGCCGAGCTCGGCAAGATGCATATCCATGGCGGTCGGCTGCCCCATCCCGATCTGCCGCGTTTCTGA
- a CDS encoding SAM-dependent methyltransferase: MTARTATARAPKPPFKQRFMAWWEGVEVDELDPAELAKRGPQQKDTVRKVKIDKKPALEWETPRVKLLQTIWGPGFAMPGDKEFCLWLAKPAGLNPTMTVAELGAGLGGFARALHEEFGLWISGFEQDPELARAAQEYSVMAGLGKKAPIFGFDPELIELRESGHDCIFARDLFYRVEDKNKLLQTVEKALKPRGQLLFTDFIRVGPTDEMRPTYMAWQAGEPDGTDPWTLPKYKTACSERRLDLRVVEDITKQLRGTVIKSLADLLEKAEVIREDPRMAEPLAEHVALWTRRVAAIDSGDIACFRFHAFKTGVDKMLSDW; the protein is encoded by the coding sequence ATGACCGCCCGCACCGCCACCGCACGAGCTCCCAAGCCGCCCTTCAAGCAGCGCTTCATGGCGTGGTGGGAAGGCGTGGAGGTGGACGAGCTCGACCCGGCGGAGCTGGCCAAGCGCGGGCCGCAGCAGAAAGACACGGTCCGCAAGGTCAAGATCGACAAGAAGCCCGCCCTCGAATGGGAGACCCCGCGGGTGAAGCTCCTGCAGACGATCTGGGGCCCCGGCTTCGCCATGCCGGGCGACAAGGAATTCTGCCTGTGGCTGGCCAAGCCCGCCGGGCTCAACCCGACCATGACGGTCGCCGAGCTGGGGGCCGGTCTCGGCGGCTTCGCCCGGGCGCTGCACGAGGAATTCGGGCTCTGGATCTCGGGCTTCGAGCAGGATCCGGAGCTGGCCCGGGCGGCCCAGGAATATTCGGTGATGGCGGGGCTGGGCAAGAAAGCGCCGATCTTCGGCTTCGATCCCGAGCTGATCGAGCTCCGGGAATCCGGCCATGACTGTATCTTCGCGCGGGACCTGTTCTACCGCGTCGAGGACAAGAACAAGCTGCTGCAGACCGTCGAGAAGGCGCTGAAGCCCCGCGGCCAGCTGCTCTTCACCGATTTCATCCGCGTCGGCCCGACCGACGAGATGCGGCCCACCTACATGGCCTGGCAGGCCGGCGAGCCGGATGGCACCGATCCCTGGACCCTCCCGAAATACAAGACCGCCTGCTCGGAACGACGGCTGGATCTGCGGGTCGTCGAGGACATCACCAAGCAGCTGCGCGGCACCGTCATCAAGAGCCTGGCCGATCTGCTCGAGAAGGCCGAGGTCATCAGGGAGGATCCGCGCATGGCCGAGCCCCTGGCCGAGCATGTCGCGCTCTGGACCCGGCGGGTGGCCGCGATCGACAGCGGCGACATCGCCTGCTTCCGCTTCCACGCCTTCAAGACCGGCGTCGATAAAATGCTGTCGGACTGGTAG